In Armatimonadota bacterium, the genomic stretch TTGAAGATCCAGGTTGGCTCGGCGAGAAGGCGGAAGTAGGTCGTCTCCAAGTTGGTGAACGTGAGATTCATCATGAAAAACATCCCTAACAGGATCGCCAAGCCCGGGACGTTGAGTGCCTCCTTGAGAGTTGTAATGAACGACTTCTTTCCGGCGTCCTGGCGCGTGGTGTTCGACTCTTTAACGAGCAGGTAGACGAGGACAAAGTTGATTGCAGATAGAATCGCGGCGGTGTAGCCAAGCAAAAGCGGGCTATCTTTACCTAAGGTGAGAAGTCCGGCTCCAAGGGCGGGCCCGATAATGAATCCGACTCCAAAGGCGGCGCCTAGGAGGCCGAGTTTGGGGCCGCGTTCTTCGGGGGTGGTGACATCGGCAACGTAGGCGAAGGCGACGCCTAGGTTGGCAGCAGCGACTCCGCTCAGGGCACGGGAGAGCCAGAGAAGCCAAATGTTGTCGGCGTGGGCGTAGAGGGCGTAGGCGACGACACTGAGCGCGCTGGAACCCAGAAGCACAATTCGGCGACCACGAATGTCGCTGAGACGACCGAGCCAAGTGCCCGTCAGCAGCTGAGCAATGGAGTAGACGGATTGTCCGAAACCAACCATCAAACCGACCTGAACAGCGGTCTTCGGCATCCCCAGAAACTGAGTAGCCAACCCTTCGCCGCGTAGTTGCAAGTCCGGAATGAACATGGCGAAGCCAAGCAAATCGAGGAAGACCGTGAAGATCAGAGGCAACAACGATGGGGCAGATTTTTTCGCTGTTGCAGAGTCTTGCATACGAGAACCGAGAATACCTTTCGGGTCACGATCTTGAGAAAACGAACTTGTGAATTCGTATTCACAAAATTGCAAAGTAGTGTAATAATGGTTCTGAGTTCGATGAAGAGCCGCTTTCTTTCCGTCGTTGGTTGCCTGATGGGGCTGTTTGTGGGTGTGGTTGCCCAGCCTGCCCGCCGAGAGGTTGTTTTCTGGGGGCTTTCCATGGGTCCAGACTCGAAGGGTCAGGATGCGGTTCTGCGAGAGTTTGAGAGGCGCAACCCGGACATCAAGATCAAACTGCTCAGCATGGGTGCCGGCAAGATGGACCCTCAGAAGCTGATGACTTCGATTGTTGGAAACGTCGCT encodes the following:
- a CDS encoding MFS transporter; the protein is MQDSATAKKSAPSLLPLIFTVFLDLLGFAMFIPDLQLRGEGLATQFLGMPKTAVQVGLMVGFGQSVYSIAQLLTGTWLGRLSDIRGRRIVLLGSSALSVVAYALYAHADNIWLLWLSRALSGVAAANLGVAFAYVADVTTPEERGPKLGLLGAAFGVGFIIGPALGAGLLTLGKDSPLLLGYTAAILSAINFVLVYLLVKESNTTRQDAGKKSFITTLKEALNVPGLAILLGMFFMMNLTFTNLETTYFRLLAEPTWIFKVAQEHVKTFGSVILLVVGITGAITQGGLSRVIIPKLGELKTVRIFYTAFIPVFASVPFIPMYFPGIFGTIALGLTNGLAMPSMNSLVSRRAPREMQGSIMGLTQSLGSLARIIGPLFANWLFQHNPSYPYLYGAALATIPAVLAWFVLKPSDPANDNEPTVGMAH